One Pseudoalteromonas sp. NC201 DNA segment encodes these proteins:
- a CDS encoding YncE family protein, whose protein sequence is MVLKGKLLAVAISAILLSACGGTEHTIVKVDPPAQDNGNDDDGDDDHGDAITDANGRLLVTSAESNVVNVYSTADKSLIDSIGVTHYPKYVYSSENHRFAVLVQRDQGLVEFIDGGLYEESPALASFHLESVKPTHVTVGESGIAVFSDGDKDSQQNASAAMFSEAHISGEQSEVAALHYDTYMHGAAQARGEFLISTIRDPQTETSLPSQIGLYHAHGDHFHQEQVFNVSCPALHGSAQNEEAVAFGCGDGVAVITQQGESFSAVKLANPDYFADGQRIGTLKGHHDAEQFIASAGNDVLMVDPEHGHIEKLEWQVSDNYRIASFGFSFAGEHVVVMDTAGKLSIFAGHEHDGEHHFEAAGEVQVSDADLTTMPEGHGFQITFSHSEQAVYVSDPIAKQIKKFDLEEAKLVDTFELDYVPEKLVWLGITAEESHDH, encoded by the coding sequence ATGGTATTAAAAGGTAAACTTTTGGCAGTTGCCATTTCCGCAATTCTTCTTTCTGCATGTGGTGGTACTGAGCACACAATTGTAAAAGTAGACCCGCCAGCACAAGATAATGGCAATGATGACGATGGTGATGATGATCATGGAGATGCGATCACAGACGCAAATGGTCGCCTGTTAGTCACTAGCGCAGAAAGTAACGTTGTGAATGTGTACTCAACGGCGGATAAATCACTTATCGACTCGATTGGCGTTACACACTATCCAAAATATGTATATAGCTCTGAAAATCACCGCTTTGCTGTCTTGGTACAACGTGACCAAGGTTTAGTGGAGTTTATTGACGGTGGTTTATATGAAGAGTCGCCTGCACTTGCTTCGTTCCATTTAGAATCAGTGAAGCCAACACACGTGACTGTCGGTGAGTCTGGTATTGCTGTGTTCTCAGATGGCGACAAAGACAGCCAACAAAATGCCAGTGCCGCGATGTTTAGTGAAGCGCATATTAGCGGCGAGCAAAGCGAAGTCGCTGCATTACATTACGACACTTACATGCACGGTGCGGCGCAAGCTCGAGGCGAATTTCTAATTAGCACGATCAGAGACCCTCAAACCGAAACTTCTCTACCCTCGCAAATTGGTTTGTATCATGCGCATGGTGACCATTTTCATCAAGAGCAGGTATTTAACGTAAGCTGTCCAGCACTTCACGGCAGCGCACAAAATGAAGAAGCAGTGGCATTTGGTTGTGGTGATGGTGTTGCGGTTATAACTCAGCAAGGCGAAAGCTTTAGTGCAGTAAAACTAGCTAATCCAGATTACTTTGCTGACGGGCAGCGAATTGGCACCCTTAAAGGTCACCATGATGCAGAGCAGTTTATCGCATCAGCAGGTAATGATGTGCTGATGGTTGACCCAGAGCATGGCCATATCGAGAAGCTTGAATGGCAAGTAAGTGATAACTATCGCATTGCTAGTTTTGGATTTAGCTTTGCGGGTGAGCATGTTGTGGTGATGGATACCGCAGGTAAACTCAGCATTTTTGCCGGTCATGAGCATGATGGTGAACACCATTTTGAAGCTGCAGGTGAAGTACAAGTAAGTGATGCTGATTTAACTACGATGCCAGAAGGTCACGGCTTCCAAATTACATTTTCTCATTCAGAGCAAGCGGTATATGTGAGCGACCCAATCGCAAAACAAATTAAAAAGTTTGATTTAGAAGAAGCCAAACTGGTAGACACATTTGAGCTAGATTACGTACCAGAAAAACTAGTATGGCTTGGTATTACTGCAGAGGAATCTCACGACCATTAA